Proteins found in one Corallococcus exiguus genomic segment:
- a CDS encoding serine hydrolase, with protein sequence MRPSLSRLVLAAILFIPGGAALAAEGTKKPATQWLASPAQATRAARVEAGLAPVVIEGEKPQSLTLPQWMALYRIPGLSIAVFDKHSIVWARTYGVKEAGGSEPVTLETLFQAGSISKPVTALAALHFVEAGKWSLDENINDRLRSWKVPENDFTKEQKVTLRRLLSHSAGTTVHGFPGYSVDAPMPTLVQVLEGVAPANTGPVRVDLIPGTKTRYSGGGTSIVQLMMVDQLQKPFPQVMRETVLKPLGMSSSSYEQPLPPVLSARTATGTYSSGKSVAGRWHVYPEMAAAGLWTTPSDLARAALEVSNAKAGKSKRVLSQAMTKQMLTLQSERFGLGFQVEPGTDRFWHGGADEGFQAAFMSFGDTGSGVVVMANSDNGFLLFDRLIASVAAEYAWTAFKPEPVSPSAQVDVLTRFKGVDTALAWYTAKHREGMKGLESGQLNQLGYRLLSDGKGSEAVRVFEANVKLFPTDANAFDSLGEAQLQLGLKEEAIASYRKSLALDAGNANAVKVLEKLGVPTGK encoded by the coding sequence ATGCGCCCTTCCCTGTCCCGCCTCGTGCTCGCGGCCATCCTGTTCATCCCGGGAGGTGCGGCCCTCGCGGCGGAGGGGACGAAGAAGCCCGCCACGCAATGGTTGGCCAGCCCTGCTCAGGCGACCCGCGCGGCGCGAGTGGAGGCAGGCCTGGCCCCGGTCGTCATCGAAGGTGAGAAACCCCAGAGCCTGACGCTCCCGCAGTGGATGGCGCTGTACCGGATCCCCGGGCTGAGCATCGCCGTCTTCGACAAGCACTCCATCGTCTGGGCCAGGACCTATGGCGTGAAGGAGGCGGGTGGCTCGGAGCCCGTCACCCTGGAGACGCTGTTCCAGGCGGGCTCCATCAGCAAGCCGGTGACCGCCCTGGCGGCGCTGCACTTCGTCGAGGCCGGCAAATGGTCGCTCGACGAGAACATCAACGACAGGCTGCGCTCTTGGAAGGTCCCCGAGAACGACTTCACGAAGGAGCAGAAGGTCACCCTGCGCCGGCTGCTCAGCCACAGCGCGGGGACGACCGTGCATGGCTTCCCCGGATACTCCGTCGACGCTCCCATGCCCACGCTGGTGCAGGTGCTGGAGGGCGTGGCGCCCGCGAACACCGGCCCGGTTCGCGTCGACCTCATCCCCGGGACGAAGACGCGCTACAGCGGCGGGGGTACGTCCATCGTCCAGCTGATGATGGTGGATCAGCTCCAGAAGCCGTTCCCCCAGGTGATGCGGGAGACCGTGCTGAAGCCGCTCGGCATGAGCAGCAGCTCCTACGAGCAGCCCCTGCCTCCGGTCCTCTCCGCCAGGACCGCGACCGGGACGTACTCCAGCGGGAAGAGCGTCGCGGGCCGCTGGCACGTGTACCCGGAGATGGCCGCGGCCGGACTGTGGACCACGCCGTCCGACCTCGCGCGGGCCGCCCTCGAGGTGTCCAACGCGAAAGCGGGGAAGTCCAAGCGCGTGCTGTCGCAAGCAATGACGAAGCAAATGCTGACGCTGCAGTCGGAGCGGTTCGGGCTGGGCTTCCAGGTGGAACCCGGCACCGACCGCTTCTGGCACGGAGGCGCGGACGAAGGCTTCCAGGCCGCGTTCATGTCCTTCGGTGACACGGGCAGCGGCGTGGTTGTCATGGCCAACTCCGACAACGGCTTCCTGCTCTTCGACCGCCTCATCGCCAGCGTCGCGGCCGAGTATGCCTGGACCGCTTTCAAGCCCGAGCCCGTGTCGCCGTCCGCCCAGGTGGATGTGCTCACGCGGTTCAAGGGCGTCGACACGGCGCTCGCCTGGTACACCGCGAAGCATCGCGAGGGCATGAAGGGCCTGGAGTCGGGGCAGCTGAACCAGCTCGGCTACCGGTTGCTGAGCGACGGCAAGGGCTCGGAAGCGGTGCGGGTGTTCGAAGCGAACGTGAAGCTCTTCCCGACGGATGCGAATGCCTTCGACAGCCTGGGCGAGGCACAGCTCCAGCTGGGACTGAAGGAAGAGGCCATCGCGAGCTACAGGAAGTCACTCGCACTGGACGCGGGCAATGCCAATGCGGTGAAGGTCCTCGAGAAGCTTGGCGTGCCCACCGGAAAGTGA
- a CDS encoding FG-GAP repeat domain-containing protein, with product MRFPHAFALTVSSLILASPAYAAPTQNKFVTILYETWADYWLSIFGPANTWCRLPAPYDASCPVADQSVAECPYTSFHWWGAPALFNGDINQYRFRKADGTANNALIDNHASLLAAAGIDFITIDYSNSNLVDSRFNNATLTLLTRFRDRMAAGQATPKVAFFNSGSSHSTLYNTFYTAFPASLFFHVGGKPLLMSNDCTGAPQFTCKPIAGLQNSTATWSFKERTPQPYYSSNGWPEEISVVPATQADYINSCLGNALGRRGGATLNEQWSSVTGTNPTYVFVTGWNEWGSQNVNPGNLSSPYPRLRPLLTDEWNPEFSSDFEPMSGGHGTFYYDQLKAKVAQYKRNAPNFVLRSISSGNWLFKYYAGGNDLGGSNFTTTFPWAAGSQYQPITGDFDNDGYSDIAVRDVLNGVWHFARRISPYVYSHTVSFTWAAGAQFQPLVADFDNDGRTDIGLRDTTTGAWHFARQVGPYTYAHNNSFTWAAGGNYQPFIGDFDQNGRTDIGLRDTANGVWYLAHWVAPYAYSNALTFSWASGSNYQPITGDWDGDSRQDIGLRDSTTGNIFLLNNSGTFSFGNQETYRGPSGGDYQLLIAPNSPNGP from the coding sequence ATGAGATTTCCACATGCCTTCGCCCTGACTGTGTCCAGTCTCATTCTCGCCAGCCCGGCCTACGCGGCGCCCACCCAGAACAAGTTCGTCACCATCTTGTATGAGACGTGGGCGGACTATTGGCTGTCCATCTTCGGGCCGGCGAATACGTGGTGCCGGCTACCAGCCCCCTACGACGCGAGCTGCCCGGTGGCGGATCAGTCGGTGGCGGAGTGCCCGTACACGTCCTTCCACTGGTGGGGTGCGCCCGCGCTGTTCAACGGGGACATCAACCAGTACCGCTTCCGCAAGGCGGACGGCACCGCGAACAACGCGCTCATCGACAATCACGCGAGCCTCCTCGCCGCCGCCGGAATCGACTTCATCACCATCGACTACTCGAACAGCAACCTCGTGGACTCGCGTTTCAACAACGCCACCCTCACACTGCTGACACGCTTTCGAGACCGGATGGCCGCGGGCCAGGCCACACCGAAGGTGGCCTTCTTCAACTCGGGGAGTTCGCACTCGACCCTCTACAACACGTTCTACACGGCGTTCCCCGCCAGCCTCTTCTTCCACGTCGGCGGCAAGCCGCTCCTGATGTCCAATGACTGCACCGGAGCGCCCCAGTTCACGTGCAAGCCCATCGCGGGACTGCAAAACAGCACCGCCACCTGGTCGTTCAAGGAGCGCACGCCGCAGCCGTACTACTCGAGCAACGGGTGGCCCGAGGAGATCTCCGTGGTGCCGGCGACCCAGGCGGACTACATCAACAGCTGCCTCGGCAATGCGCTGGGACGCCGTGGTGGGGCCACCCTGAACGAGCAGTGGTCGAGCGTGACGGGCACCAACCCCACCTACGTCTTCGTGACCGGCTGGAACGAGTGGGGCTCGCAGAACGTGAACCCCGGCAACCTGTCCAGCCCGTATCCGCGCCTGCGCCCGCTCCTGACCGACGAGTGGAATCCGGAGTTCTCATCGGACTTCGAGCCGATGTCTGGCGGGCATGGCACGTTCTATTACGACCAGCTCAAGGCGAAGGTGGCGCAGTACAAGCGCAATGCCCCGAACTTCGTGCTCCGGAGCATCAGCTCGGGCAACTGGTTGTTCAAGTACTACGCGGGCGGCAACGACCTCGGGGGCTCGAACTTCACCACGACGTTCCCGTGGGCGGCCGGAAGCCAGTATCAGCCCATCACCGGCGACTTCGACAACGATGGGTACAGCGACATCGCCGTGCGAGATGTGCTCAACGGCGTGTGGCACTTCGCGCGGCGAATCTCTCCGTATGTGTACTCGCACACGGTGAGCTTCACCTGGGCCGCGGGCGCTCAATTCCAGCCCCTCGTCGCCGATTTCGATAACGACGGGCGCACCGACATCGGCCTGCGCGACACCACGACCGGCGCCTGGCACTTCGCCCGCCAGGTCGGGCCCTACACGTACGCGCACAACAACAGCTTCACGTGGGCGGCCGGGGGGAACTACCAGCCTTTCATTGGCGACTTCGATCAGAACGGCCGTACCGACATCGGGCTGCGCGATACCGCCAATGGCGTGTGGTACCTCGCGCACTGGGTCGCCCCCTACGCCTATTCGAACGCACTCACGTTCTCCTGGGCATCGGGTTCGAACTACCAGCCCATCACCGGCGATTGGGACGGAGACAGCAGGCAGGACATCGGCCTGCGTGACTCCACGACGGGAAACATCTTCCTGCTCAACAACAGCGGGACGTTCTCCTTCGGGAATCAGGAAACCTACAGAGGCCCCTCCGGCGGCGACTATCAGCTTCTCATCGCGCCGAATTCGCCGAACGGGCCGTGA
- a CDS encoding transposase: MEERGWAYRRRQPEGTVLYEAVRENLATLLAEASDVGRGLPRYVERDFARYLECGVLVHGFARVRCESCKDELLVAFSCKGRGVCPSCNAKRAQVTAVHLVERVLPHVPYRQWTLSFPHRVRWVLQKEKGLLKVVRHRVLRLLEKRGALPAQGPEDALQAYQAHSLQQRLRWTEVDVRPPPNKQPRCALLEGFSLHANTHLHANDRQGLERRCRYGARGALALERLSRAEDGRIAYRMKRPLPDGTTHLLLTGLELLRRLASLVPPPRANLTRFHGVFAPGAKLRPFLVPQAGAEEASAGLEAAAKKERMKERT, translated from the coding sequence GTGGAGGAGCGGGGGTGGGCGTACCGGCGGAGGCAGCCGGAGGGGACGGTGCTGTACGAGGCGGTGAGGGAGAACCTTGCCACGCTGCTGGCGGAGGCGAGCGACGTGGGGCGCGGCCTGCCCCGGTACGTGGAGCGGGACTTCGCCAGGTACCTGGAGTGCGGCGTGCTGGTGCACGGATTCGCGAGGGTGCGCTGCGAGAGTTGTAAGGACGAACTGCTCGTCGCCTTCTCGTGCAAGGGGCGAGGGGTGTGCCCCTCCTGCAACGCGAAGCGGGCGCAGGTGACGGCGGTGCACCTGGTGGAGCGGGTGCTGCCGCACGTGCCCTACCGTCAGTGGACGTTGTCCTTTCCGCACCGGGTGCGATGGGTACTGCAGAAGGAGAAGGGGCTGCTGAAGGTGGTGCGTCACCGGGTGCTGCGCCTGCTGGAGAAAAGAGGGGCCCTGCCCGCGCAAGGGCCTGAGGACGCGCTGCAGGCGTACCAGGCGCACTCCCTGCAGCAACGGCTGCGCTGGACGGAGGTGGACGTCCGGCCCCCTCCCAACAAGCAGCCGCGATGCGCCTTGCTGGAGGGTTTCTCCCTGCACGCCAACACGCACCTGCATGCCAACGACAGGCAGGGACTGGAACGGCGATGCCGCTACGGGGCGCGCGGTGCGCTGGCGCTGGAGCGGCTGTCACGAGCGGAGGACGGCCGCATCGCCTATCGGATGAAGCGACCGCTGCCGGACGGCACCACGCACCTCCTCCTCACCGGGTTGGAGTTGCTGCGTCGCCTGGCGTCCCTGGTGCCTCCGCCTCGGGCAAACCTCACGAGGTTCCACGGCGTCTTCGCTCCAGGCGCCAAACTGCGGCCATTTCTGGTCCCTCAAGCAGGTGCGGAGGAGGCGAGCGCGGGGCTTGAGGCAGCGGCCAAGAAGGAGCGGATGAAGGAGAGGACA